A window from Citrus sinensis cultivar Valencia sweet orange chromosome 3, DVS_A1.0, whole genome shotgun sequence encodes these proteins:
- the LOC102624859 gene encoding calcium-dependent protein kinase 24 — MGSCISLARKGAFFSKKSQAIGNIDNTASTNNKRNDASSKKPSPSPKHESVSKHASNVDKKSISFQLRSVVSNPAEGNILDKYTFGKELGRGEFGITHQCFEIETGETYACKKIAKEKLKTEIDIDDVRREVEIMRHLPKHPNIVTYKEAYEDKDAIYLVMELCEGGELFDRIVNKGHYTERAAAAVGKTILRIVKVCHENGVMHRDLKPENFLFADGSENSQLKAIDFGLSIFFKPGEQFCEIVGSPYYMAPEVLRRNYGPEIDVWSAGVIIYILLCGVPPFWAETEEGIAHAIIRGKIDFERDPWPKVSKEAKELVKNMLDPNPYNRLTLEEVLENPWIKNDNHAPNVSLGGNVTSRIKQFSIMNKFKKKVLRVVADNLPQDQMAQIKQMFYMMDTDKNGDLTFEELKDGLNMIGQKVSDPDVKMLMEAADVDGNGLLSCDEFVTMSVHLKRIGNDDILSQAFRFFDKNQSGFIEVDELKEVLLEDNAGPNGDQTIRDILRDVDLDRDGRISFEEFKAMMTSGADWKMASRQYSRAMMSALSIKLFKDKSMELTKSMELNKSMELKKSVELKKSGQLRIPHNQG; from the exons ATGGGAAGCTGCATATCTTTAGCCAGAAAAGGTGCCttcttctccaagaaaagcCAAGCTATTGGCAATATTGACAACACCGCCAGCACCAACAACAAAAGGAATGATGCCAGCAGCAAGAAACCATCTCCATCTCCCAAGCATGAAAGTGTATCGAAACACGCGTCCAATGTAGACAAAAAATCGATATCTTTCCAACTGAGATCTGTGGTTTCGAACCCCGCTGAGGGAAATATACTGGATAAGTATACGTTCGGGAAGGAGTTGGGTCGAGGTGAGTTTGGAATAACCCATCAGTGTTTCGAGATAGAAACAGGCGAAACATATGCTTGCAAGAAGATCGCCAAGGAGAAGCTGAAGACGGAAATTGATATCGATGATGTGAGAAGGGAGGTGGAGATTATGAGGCATTTGCCGAAGCATCCGAATATCGTTACATACAAGGAAGCCTATGAGGATAAAGATGCAATTTATTTGGTGATGGAGCTTTGTGAGGGAGGAGAGCTTTTTGATAGGATTGTTAATAAAGGGCATTACACAGAACGTGCAGCAGCTGCAGTTGGCAAGACCATTTTACGAATTGTTAag GTATGCCATGAAAATGGAGTTATGCACAGGGATTTAAAACCCGAAAACTTCTTGTTTGCGGATGGAAGTGAAAACTCGCAATTGAAGGCGATTGATTTTGGCCTctccatattttttaaacctG GGGAACAATTCTGTGAAATTGTTGGGAGTCCATATTACATGGCGCCGGAGGTCTTAAGGCGTAATTATGGACCAGAAATTGATGTGTGGAGTGCTGGTGTGATTATCTATATCTTGCTTTGTGGGGTTCCTCCATTTTGGGCAG AAACTGAAGAAGGAATTGCACACGCAATAATTAGGGGGAAAATAGATTTCGAAAGGGATCCATGGCCAAAAGTTTCTAAGGAAGCTAAAGAACTAGTGAAGAATATGCTAGATCCTAATCCGTATAACAGGCTAACATTAGAAGAAGTCCTTG AGAATCCttggattaaaaatgataatcatGCTCCAAATGTCTCCTTGGGAGGAAATGTGACATCAAGGATTAAGCAATTCTCCATAATGAATAAGTTCAAGAAGAAAGTCTTAAGA GTAGTAGCAGACAACTTGCCGCAAGACCAAATGGcacaaatcaaacaaatgttTTACATGATGGACACCGACAAAAATGGGGACCTGACATTTGAAGAGCTCAAAGATGGCCTCAATATGATTGGACAAAAAGTTTCTGATCCTGATGTCAAAATGTTAATGGAAGCT GCTGATGTTGATGGAAATGGCCTTCTGAGCTGTGACGAGTTTGTGACAATGTCTGTTCACCTGAAAAGGATTGGAAATGATGACATTCTCTCACAAGCTTTCAGATTCTTTGATAAGAACCAGAGTGGATTCATTGAGGTTGATGAACTCAAAGAAGTATTGTTAGAGGACAATGCCGGTCCCAACGGTGACCAAACAATCAGGGACATTTTGCGCGATGTCGACTTGGACAGG GATGGTCGGATCAGTTTCGAAGAGTTTAAGGCAATGATGACAAGTGGCGCAGACTGGAAAATGGCATCTAGGCAATATTCAAGAGCAATGATGAGTGCATTGAGCATCAAGTTGTTCAAAGATAAATCTATGGAATTAACCAAATCTATGGAATTGAATAAATCAATGGAATTAAAGAAATCCGTGGAGTTAAAGAAATCTGGGCAACTAAGGATTCCCCATAATCAAGGTTAG
- the LOC102619087 gene encoding probable E3 ubiquitin-protein ligase ARI7 codes for MDSEEDDFYSGEAMDDDNDYYNSDDAAADYGVEDDEDDDDGYGFIEEDPDHDDFDNASFRRQQHSYTVLREADIKCQQEDDITKVSTVLSISRVDASILLRHYNWSVSKVHDAWFADEDAVRKSVGFLDKPVVEFSNAREPTCGICFDTYSCDKVVSAACGHPFCRACWRGYIGATVNDGPGCLMLRCPDPSCCAAVGQDMIDMLASDEDKKKYSRYLLRSYVEDNRKTKWCPAPGCEHAIDFAAGSGNFDVSCLCSYNFCWNCTEEAHRPVDCGTVAKWILKNCAESENMNWILANSKPCPKCKRPIEKNQGCMHMTCSPPCKFEFCWLCLGAWSDHGERTGGFYACNRYETAKQQGDYDETERRREMAKNSLEKYTHYYERWASNQSSRQKALADLHQMQTVHLEKLSDIQCTPESQLKFIIDAWLQIVECRRVLKWTYAYGYYLPEHEHAKRQFFEYLQGEAESGLERLHQCAEKELLQFLNDESQSKEFNDFRTKLAGLTSVTKNYFENLVRALENGLADVDSHAACSKTTNSKYGGGGGASKGKSGRGKGSGKIGGSHDAGR; via the exons ATGGATTCTGAGGAGGATGATTTCTACAGCGGCGAGGCAATGGACGATGACAACGATTACTACAACTCCGACGATGCCGCCGCCGATTACGGCGTCGAAGATGACGAAGACGACGACGACGGTTACGGGTTCATCGAGGAGGATCCTGATCATGATGATTTCGATAATGCCTCCTTCCGTCGCCAGCAG CATAGTTACACCGTATTGAGGGAAGCAGATATAAAATGTCAGCAGGAGGATGATATTACAAAAGTTTCTACTGTCCTTTCAATATCAAGAGTAGATGCAAGTATCCTACTCCGCCATTATAACTG GAGTGTTAGTAAAGTGCATGATGCATGGTTCGCTGATGAAGATGCAGTTCGGAAATCAGTTGGCTTTTTGGACAAACCAGTTGTTGAGTTCTCCAATGCTAGAGAA CCAACTTGTGGGATTTGTTTTGATACCTATTCATGTGACAAAGTTGTGTCAGCGGCTTGTGGTCATCCCTTTTGCCGTGCATGCTGGAGAG GTTATATTGGTGCGACAGTTAATGATGGTCCGGGGTGCCTGATGCTTAGATGTCCTGATCCATCTTGCTGTGCTGCTGTTGGTCAAGACATGATTGATATGTTGGCCTCTGATGAAGACAAGAAAAAGTATTCTCGTTACCTTCTTAGATCTTATGTCGAAGACAATAGAAAG ACCAAGTGGTGTCCTGCTCCAGGGTGCGAGCATGCTATTGATTTTGCTGCTGGAAGTGGAAATTTTGATGTTTCCTGCTTATGCTCATATAACTTCTGCTGGAAT TGCACTGAGGAAGCTCACCGTCCAGTGGATTGCGGCACTGTGGCAAAGTGGATTTTGAAGAACTGTGCCGAGTCTGAAAACATGAATTG GATACTAGCCAATTCTAAACCTTGTCCCAAGTGCAAGCGACCGATTGAGAAAAATCAAGGGTGTATGCACATGACATGCTCTCCACCttgtaaatttgaattttgctg GCTATGCCTTGGAGCATGGTCAGATCATGGTGAGAGAACTGGTGGTTTCTATGCTTGTAACCGTTATGAGACTGCTAAGCAACAGGGAGAT TATGATGAGACTGAGAGAAGGAGAGAGATGGCCAAAAATTCTCTGGAGAAATACACTCATTATTATGAACGTTGGGCGAGCAATCAATCG TCAAGGCAAAAAGCTCTGGCAGATTTACACCAAATGCAGACTGTGCAT CTCGAGAAGCTTAGTGACATCCAGTGCACGCCTGAGTCTCAGCTCAAGTTCATTATAGATGCGTGGCTTCAG ATAGTTGAATGTCGGAGAGTTCTGAAATGGACCTATGCTTATGGATATTACCTACCTGAGCACGAGCATGCCAAGAGACAGTTTTTTGAGTACCTGCAAG GTGAAGCAGAGTCGGGTTTGGAAAGGCTTCATCAATGTGCGGAGAAGGAACTACTACAATTCTTAAACGATGAGAGCCAATCAAAAGAGTTCAATGATTTCCGTACGAAGCTAGCTGGATTGACGAG TGTTACCAAAAATTACTTTGAGAACCTTGTTAGAGCTCTAGAGAATGGATTAGCAGATGTAGACTCCCATGCAGCTTGTAGCAAGACGACAAACTCTAAGTATGGCGGAGGGGGTGGAGCTAGCAAGGGAAAAAGTGGAAGGGGAAAAGGAAGTGGTAAAATTGGTGGTTCACACGATGCAGGCAGATGA
- the LOC102619380 gene encoding inositol transporter 1 isoform X1 gives MTLTLESIPGSSGYLDLFPDRRMSYFSNMYVLGLTVIAGIGGLLFGYDTGVISGALLYIKDDFEAVNQSSFLQETIVSMALVGAIVGAASGGWINDAYGRKKATLLADVVFTAGAIIMAAAPDPYVLILGRLLVGLGVGIASVTAPVYIAEASPSEVRGGLVSTNVLMITSGQFLSYLVNLAFTEVPGTWRWMLGVSAVPAIIQFVLMLFMPESPRWLFMKSDKEKAILVLSKIYDIARLEDEIDHLSAAAEEELRKKKTVRYLDVFKSKEIRLAFLAGAGLQAFQQFTGINTVMYYSPTIVQMAGFQSNQLALLLSLAVAGTNAVGTIVGIYLIDHFGRKKLALSSLAGVIISLVLLSWAFISGSSASSSGVYGWIAVIGLALYIAFFAPGMGPVPWTLNSEVYPEQYRGICGGMSATVNWISNLIVAQTFLTVAELVGTGATFLILAGIAVLAVVFVILFVPETQGLTFLEVEQMWKERAWGSSCNTESLLEHGNIS, from the exons ATGACGTTGACGTTAGAGTCAATACCGGGAAGCTCAGGATACTTGGACTTGTTTCCCGATAGGAGGATGTCGTATTTCAGTAATATGTATGTTCTTGGATTGACTGTTATCGCAGGCATTGGCGGTTTGCTCTTCGGATATGACActg GTGTCATATCAGGAGCCCTTCTGTATATAAAAGATGATTTTGAGGCAGTAAATCAGAGTAGTTTCCTGCAG GAAACAATTGTCAGCATGGCCTTGGTTGGTGCAATAGTTGGGGCTGCATCAGGGGGTTGGATTAATGATGCTTATGGACGTAAGAAAGCTACACTTCTTGCTGATGTTGTCTTTACTGCTGGAGCCATTATAATGGCTGCTGCTCCAGATCCATATGTTCTCATACTGGGACGGCTTTTAGTTGGCCTGGGAGTAGGCATAGCATCTGTTACTGCTCCGGTATATATCGCTGAAGCATCCCCATCAGAAGTAAGGGGTGGACTAGTGAGCACAAATGTACTTATGATAACCAGTGGACAGTTTCTTTCCTACCTCGTAAATCTTGCTTTTACGGAG GTCCCTGGAACATGGAGATGGATGCTTGGAGTATCAGCTGTGCCAGCTATCATTCAGTTTGTCTTAATGCTTTTTATGCCGGAGTCTCCTAGATGGCTTTTCATGAAG AGTGACAAAGAAAAAGCCATTTTGGTTCTTTCTAAGATTTATGACATTGCTCGGTTAGAAGATGAAATTGATCACCTTTCAGCTGCTGCAGAGGAAGAACtccgaaaaaagaaaactgtcAGATACTTGGATGTTTTTAAATCCAAAGAAATCAGACTTGCATTTCTGGCTGGGGCTGGACTTCAG GCATTTCAGCAGTTCACTGGTATCAACACAGTCATGTACTACAGCCCGACAATTGTCCAAATGGCTGGCTTCCAGTCCAACCAGCTAGCGCTTCTCCTATCTCTTGCTGTTGCTGGTACAAATGCAGTTGGCACAATTGTTGGAATTTATCTTATTGACCATTTTGGAAGGAAAAAGTTGGCCCTCTCTAGCTTAGCTGGTGTTATTATATCCCTCGTCTTACTCTCTTGGGCATTCATCAGTGGATCATCTGCTTCTTCAAGTGGAGTCTATGGTTGGATTGCAGTCATCGGGTTAGCCCTATATATTGCTTTCTTTGCACCTGGAATGGGACCTGTGCCATGGACTCTGAACTCTGAGGTGTATCCTGAGCAATACCGTGGAATTTGTGGAGGTATGTCAGCTACTGTGAACTGGATCTCAAATTTGATCGTGGCCCAAACCTTCCTGACGGTTGCTGAACTAGTGGGCACTGGAGCCACTTTCTTGATTCTTGCTGGCATTGCTGTACTTGCAGTTGTGTTTGTGATTCTGTTTGTGCCAGAAACTCAGGGACTGACATTTTTGGAAGTAGAGCAGATGTGGAAAGAGAGGGCATGGGGAAGTAGTTGCAACACAGAAAGCCTTCTCGAGCATGGAAACATTTCTTGA
- the LOC102619380 gene encoding inositol transporter 1 isoform X2: protein MGVISGALLYIKDDFEAVNQSSFLQETIVSMALVGAIVGAASGGWINDAYGRKKATLLADVVFTAGAIIMAAAPDPYVLILGRLLVGLGVGIASVTAPVYIAEASPSEVRGGLVSTNVLMITSGQFLSYLVNLAFTEVPGTWRWMLGVSAVPAIIQFVLMLFMPESPRWLFMKSDKEKAILVLSKIYDIARLEDEIDHLSAAAEEELRKKKTVRYLDVFKSKEIRLAFLAGAGLQAFQQFTGINTVMYYSPTIVQMAGFQSNQLALLLSLAVAGTNAVGTIVGIYLIDHFGRKKLALSSLAGVIISLVLLSWAFISGSSASSSGVYGWIAVIGLALYIAFFAPGMGPVPWTLNSEVYPEQYRGICGGMSATVNWISNLIVAQTFLTVAELVGTGATFLILAGIAVLAVVFVILFVPETQGLTFLEVEQMWKERAWGSSCNTESLLEHGNIS, encoded by the exons atGG GTGTCATATCAGGAGCCCTTCTGTATATAAAAGATGATTTTGAGGCAGTAAATCAGAGTAGTTTCCTGCAG GAAACAATTGTCAGCATGGCCTTGGTTGGTGCAATAGTTGGGGCTGCATCAGGGGGTTGGATTAATGATGCTTATGGACGTAAGAAAGCTACACTTCTTGCTGATGTTGTCTTTACTGCTGGAGCCATTATAATGGCTGCTGCTCCAGATCCATATGTTCTCATACTGGGACGGCTTTTAGTTGGCCTGGGAGTAGGCATAGCATCTGTTACTGCTCCGGTATATATCGCTGAAGCATCCCCATCAGAAGTAAGGGGTGGACTAGTGAGCACAAATGTACTTATGATAACCAGTGGACAGTTTCTTTCCTACCTCGTAAATCTTGCTTTTACGGAG GTCCCTGGAACATGGAGATGGATGCTTGGAGTATCAGCTGTGCCAGCTATCATTCAGTTTGTCTTAATGCTTTTTATGCCGGAGTCTCCTAGATGGCTTTTCATGAAG AGTGACAAAGAAAAAGCCATTTTGGTTCTTTCTAAGATTTATGACATTGCTCGGTTAGAAGATGAAATTGATCACCTTTCAGCTGCTGCAGAGGAAGAACtccgaaaaaagaaaactgtcAGATACTTGGATGTTTTTAAATCCAAAGAAATCAGACTTGCATTTCTGGCTGGGGCTGGACTTCAG GCATTTCAGCAGTTCACTGGTATCAACACAGTCATGTACTACAGCCCGACAATTGTCCAAATGGCTGGCTTCCAGTCCAACCAGCTAGCGCTTCTCCTATCTCTTGCTGTTGCTGGTACAAATGCAGTTGGCACAATTGTTGGAATTTATCTTATTGACCATTTTGGAAGGAAAAAGTTGGCCCTCTCTAGCTTAGCTGGTGTTATTATATCCCTCGTCTTACTCTCTTGGGCATTCATCAGTGGATCATCTGCTTCTTCAAGTGGAGTCTATGGTTGGATTGCAGTCATCGGGTTAGCCCTATATATTGCTTTCTTTGCACCTGGAATGGGACCTGTGCCATGGACTCTGAACTCTGAGGTGTATCCTGAGCAATACCGTGGAATTTGTGGAGGTATGTCAGCTACTGTGAACTGGATCTCAAATTTGATCGTGGCCCAAACCTTCCTGACGGTTGCTGAACTAGTGGGCACTGGAGCCACTTTCTTGATTCTTGCTGGCATTGCTGTACTTGCAGTTGTGTTTGTGATTCTGTTTGTGCCAGAAACTCAGGGACTGACATTTTTGGAAGTAGAGCAGATGTGGAAAGAGAGGGCATGGGGAAGTAGTTGCAACACAGAAAGCCTTCTCGAGCATGGAAACATTTCTTGA